DNA sequence from the Brachybacterium avium genome:
AGCAGGGCGGCAAGCGCGTGCGGATCTCGGACAAGCGCCGCCGCCGCACGACCACCGACATCGGCATGGTCTTCCAGCACTTCAACCTGTTCCCCAACATGACCGTGATGGAGAACATCATCGAGGCCCCGGTCAACGTGATGGGGCTGAAGAAGGCCGAGGCGGAGGCCAAGGCCGAGGCCCTGCTCGACAAGGTGGGCATGGCGTGGAAGAAGGATGCCCGTCCCAATGAGCTCTCCGGCGGTCAGCAGCAGCGCATCGCGATCGCGCGGGCCCTGGCCATGGATCCCGAGATCCTGCTGCTGGACGAGGTCACCTCGGCGCTGGACCCGGAGCTGGTGGGCGAGGTGCTCGCGGTGCTCAAGGACATCGCCGCCGAGACCGACATCTCCATGCTGATCGTGACTCACGAGATGCAGTTCGCCCGAGACGTCTCCGACCGCGTGATGATGTTCGACCAGGGCTCCGTCATCGAGGAGGGCCTGCCGGACAAGATCTTCAGCGAGCCGGAGAACCAGCGCACCCAGGACTTCCTGCGCGCCGTGCTCTGACGGCGTGAGGCTGTCCGCCGACTGTCCCCGAGAGATGCGGCGGCGGCTCCCGCTGTAGTCTGTCCCCGTTCGTTCCGCGCCGACGCGGTCGCCCTGAGTGCTGTCGGCGGCCGCCTGCCGGTGTGCCGACCCCAGGAGGCCCTGTGCCAGATCCCGACGCTATCGCCGTCCCCACGTTGACGAGCGAGTTCCCCGTCGTCGGCGACGACCCCCATATCGACGCCCCGCTGCGAGCCACCGTTCGCCGCCTGTCCACCCTGTTGGGCGGCGCCCTCGCCGACCAGCACGGCCAGGAGATGCTCGACCTCGTCGAGCAGGTCCGCAAGCTCACCAAGGAGGCGAAGTCCTCCGAGTCCGAGGGCAGCGCCCTCGACGTCCAGAACCGCCTCGCCGAGCTGCCCATCGAGCAGGCCACCACCCTGACCCGGGCGTTCAGCCAGTACTTCCTGCTGGCCAACGCCGCGGAGCAGGTCTACCGGGTGCGGGCGCTCGACGAGCGCCCTGCCGCCGACTCCTGGATGCCGCGCACCGTGCGCGCCATCCACGAGGAGCTCGGCGCCGACGGTCTGCAGAAGGCGATGGACTCGCTCGACGTGCGCCTGGTCTTCACCGCGCATCCCACCGAGGCCTCCCGCCGCGCTGTGCTGACCAAGCTGCGCCGCATCTCGGACATCCTCGGCGTGGAGACCGAGGAGGGCTCCGTCGAGCGGCGGCGCCAGGACCGTGATCTCGCCGAGCTCATCGAGACGCTCTGGCAGACCGACGAGCTCCGCCGCCAGCGCCCCACCCCGCAGGACGAGGCGCGCAACGCCCTCTACTACCTGCGCCAGATCTTCCGCCAGACGATGCCGGAGATGCTCGACGACCTCCGCGAGGAGCTGCGCGAGCACGGTGCGCAGATGCGCGACGACCAGGTGCCGCTGCGCTTCGGCTCCTGGATCGGCGGCGACCGCGACGGCAACCCCTTCGTCACCGCCCAGGTCACCCGCGAGGTGCTGGAGCTGCAGGCGGAGACGGCGATCGACTTCGCCGTCGAGGTCATCTCCGATCTGATCCTCGAGCTCTCGGTCTCCAGCGAGCTGACGGGCGTGGACGAGCAGCTGATGGAGAGCCTGCGGGAGGATCTCTCCCAGGGCTCCGAGATCGACCCGGTCCAGCAGGAGCTCTACCGCCAGGAGCCCTACCGCCTCAAGCTCGGCGCGATGCGCTCCAAGCTGCGCGCCACCCAGGAGCGCATCAGCACCGGGGACGGTCACGTCCACGGCCGGGACTACAGCGACAGCTCCGAGCTCCAGGATGACTTCCGGGTACTGCGCGAGGCGCTGCGCCGGCACGGCGGAGAGCGCGTCGCCGACGGTGCCCTCGCCGTCGCCCAGCAGGTGCTCGCGGCCTCCGGTCTCAACCTGGCCACCCTCGATGTGCGCGAGCACTCCGAGAAGCACCACGACGTGCTGGCGCGTCTGTTCGACCGGGTGGGCGAGCTGGATCGCCCCTACATGGAGCTCAGCCGGCAGGAGCGCACTGCGGTGCTGGGGCGCGAGCTCGGCAGCCGTCGGCCGCTGGTGGGATCCGCGATCACCGAGGACGAGTCGGTCCTCGACGATCCGACCCGCACCACCTACAACGTGTTCCGGGAGATCCGGGACGCTCACCGCCTCTACGGCACCTCCGTCATCGAGACCTACATCATCTCGATGACCCACGGCAGCGACGACGTGCTCGCAGCCGCGCTGCTCGCCCGCGAGGCGGGGCTGATCAGCATCGCCGGCAGCGAGGAGCGTCGTGCCGATATCGGCTTCGTCCCGCTGCTCGAGGAGGTCTCGGAGCTGCGCCACGCCGGCGAGATCCTCGACCAGCTGCTCAGCGATCCCTCCTACCGGGAGATCGTGAACCTGCGCGGCGACCGCCAGGAGGTCATGCTCGGCTACTCCGACGGCAACAAGGACGCCGGCGTGATCACCAGCCAGTGGGAGATCCACCAGGCCCAGCGCTCGCTGCGCGATGCGGCGGCCCGCCACGGGGTGACCCTGCGGCTGTTCCACGGTCGCGGCGGTTCCGTCGGCCGCGGCGGCGGTCCCACCTATGACGCGATCCTGGCCCAGCCGTACGGCGTGCTCGAGGGCGAGATCAAGTTCACCGAGCAGGGCGAGGTCATCTCCGACAAGTACATGCTGCCCTCGCTGGCCAGGGAGAACCTGGACCTGTCGCTGGCCGCGGTGCTCGAGGGCTCGGCCCTGCACACCTCTCCGCGCACCCCGGCGCAGACCATGGACCACTTCGGCGAGGTCATGCAGTCGGTCTCCGACGCGGCGTTCTCCCGGTACCGCACGCTGGTCGACGACGAGAACCTGCCGGAGTACTTCGTCTCCGCCACCCCGGTGGAGCAGCTGGGCGATCTGAACATCGGCTCGCGGCCCTCGAAGCGCACCACCTCGGAGAAGGGCCTGGAGGGCCTGCGGGCGATCCCGTGGGTGTTCGGCTGGACCCAGTCGCGGCAGATCGTGCCCGGCTGGTTCGGTGCCGGCTCCGGTCTGAAGGCGGCGCGCGAGGCCGGGCTCGAGCCCGATCTGCACGAGATGTACCGCAACTGGCACTTCTTCCGCACCGTGATCAGCAACGTCGAGATGACGCTGGCGAAGACGGACATGCAGATCGCTGCCCACTACGTGCACTCACTGGTGCCCGAGCGGCTGTGGTACCTCTTCGACCGGATCCGGGCGGAGTACGAGCTCTCGGTGGCGGAGATCGAGCGGCTCACCGGTGTGCTGGGTCTGCTGGACAACCAGCCGATCCTCAAGCGCACCCTGGCCGTGCGCGACCGCTACCTGGATCCGATCTCCTACATGCAGGTCGCGATGCTGCAGCGGGCCCGGGCCGCCACGGAGCGGGGCGAGGAGCTCTCGCCCGAGCTGCAGCGCGCGCTGCTGACCACCATCAACGGCGTCGCCGCGGGGTTGAAGAACACCGGCTGATCCGCCGCACGACGAGCACGAGCTCCGGCCCATCTTCCGTCACGGAAGGTGGGCCGGAGCTCGTTCTCGTGCCGGGGGAGCGGAGCGCTCAGCGCAGGTGGCGCTCCATGACGTCCATACCGAGGCCGGCGACCTTGAGCCACTCGGGATCGCCCGCGAACGGCACCGCCCGGCCGACAGGGGTGAAGCCGTGGCGTCGGTACCAGTCCTGCAGCTCGGGCCGGCCCTGCAGCACCTGGATCTGCAGCACCTGCGCACCGATGCCGCGCAGCAGCTCGACCTGGGCCTCGAGCAGACGGCCGCCGTACCCGCGGGATTGGACCGCGGGATGGACCGCGAACAGACCCAGCTCCGCCCGGCCGGCCCCGTCGACCCCCATCGGCTCGCAGCGCGTGTAGCAGCAGCCGGCGAGCTCTCCTCCGCTTTCGGCCACCAGCAGCGTGACCTGCGGATCGGCGAGCATCGCACGGACCTCGTCGGCATCGGTGCGGCGGCCGTCCACGAGATGCGCCTCTGTGGTCCAGCCGCCCTCGCCCCGGTAGGCCGCGTGGATCAGCTCGAGGAGCTCGGGGATGTCGTCTGCGGCGGCAGCACGCAGCGTCACCTCGGTGGCCTGCTGGCCCCCGAGTGCCTGCCGAGCGGTCATGAGGAGATCCTTCCGGTGCGCTCGAGCTCGGCGAGCAGCCCGTGCCCGTCCGGCGCCTCCAGGCTGAGCGGCGCCGCAGGGCGGTGCGCGGAGTGCTCGCGCGGCCGTCGGGAGCCGTGGGCGAGCAGCTGCTCGGGTTCGGTGAGCTGACGGATCAGCACGGAGTCGACCTGGTCCGGGTGGTGGGCGGAGAACTCCGCGTAGATCGAGGGGTCGTGCTGGCCGTCGTCCCCGACCAGGATCCAGCGCATCGTCGGGAACTCCGCCGCCAGCTGTGCGAGGGCCCGGTGCTTGTGATCGGGGCCGGAGCGGAAGAACCCGGTGTTGGTGGGGCCCCAGTCTGTGAGCAGCAGCGGGCCGTCGGGATAGCCGTTGCGGTAGAGGAAGCGCTTCAGGACGGGGAACACGTTCCAGGCCCCGGTGGAGAGGTAGAAGACGGGCATCATCGGATGCTCCCGCGCCAGGCGCTGATAGAGCATCGGCATCCCGGGCACCACCTGGCGCGAGGACTGGTGGATGACGAAGGCGTTCCAGAAGGCGAGCAGGGGCCGCGGCAGCCAGGTCACCATCACGGTGTCGTCGATGTCGCTGACCAGCCCCACCTCGGCCGCGTCCGGGACCACGGTGATGTCCGCAGTCACCTCGTTGCCGGGGGCGGTCCACAGCACCGCTTCGTGATGCCCCGGGGGCAGCGCCACCTCGAGCTCGGCATCGACGATGCCGGCACGGTCGGCGCGCACCGTGAACTGCTGGTCACCGAGCAGCACCTGGACCGTGCGGTGCGGGGCGACCTGGGAGGCGAAGTTCCGCCAGCCGCGCACCGCCATCGTGCGCATGTCGTGGACCGGCTGGTCGTGGAAGTCAGCCGGGGTGCCGGGGGAGGCGTAGAGCACCTTGGCCAGCACCCGCACCCGAGCGCCCGAGCCGAAGCCGTGGAACGGCTGCAGGCGCAGATCCCAGTGGAGGCGGCGCAGCGTGGTGCCCACGACGGCGTTCTTGACGTCCTCGATCCGTGCGGCCCAGTGCGGGCGGTCGGTGTGGGACCGTGAGGCGACGGCGCGGAGCGCACCGCGCGCCGACGTGAGGCTGGACGAGAGGCCCACCGGGTCTCAGACGCCGCGGGCCATCTTCAACCAGGCACCGTCCGGATCGTCCTCGATGATCTCCCAGCGGTCACCCGTGTCGGAGAAGCCCAGGGCCTCGTACAGCGCGCGAGCGCCCTCGTTATCGGGGCCGACGTACAGGGTGACGGTGTCGGCGCCGTCCTCGCCCGCCCAGGCGAAGACCGCCTCGGCGAGCTTGCCGGCGATGCCCGAGTGGCGGGAGTTCGGCGTGACCCACATGGCCTGGAGCTCGCGCTCGTTGGCGGGGGAGTCCTGCTCGTGGCGCGCGGCGACGACAGCCACCGGCTGATCGTCCTCGAGGGCCAGGAACCAGGCCGCGTCCTGCACTCGCTGTTCCCAGACGGAGTCCTCGTACGTGGATTCCTTCTCCCAGCTCTGCCCGAAGGCGGCAGGATCCGTACTGAGGGACCGGAGACGGATCTCGCGCACGAGCGACCAGTCGTCGTCGTGGGCGCGGATGATTTCGGCCATGGGTGTCCTCCTGAGCCGTCGTTGCGTGGTCACGGGCCGTCGAGCCCGGGCGATCATGCTTCCGCGTTGCCGCAGGCACCGCATGCAGTCAGCCCCCAGTGTACGTTCCCGAGCAGTTCGGCGCTCCCAACCTTCGGACCTTGACACAATGGGGGTATGGAGCCCCTTCGTCTGCTGACCGTCTGCACTGGCAATGTGTGCCGTTCCCCGGCCGCCGCCGTGATGCTCCGCACCGCCCTCGAGGAGGCCGGCCTGACGGAGAGCATCGAGGTGGGCTCCGCCGGCACCAGCTGGGAGGCCGAGGGAATGCCGATGGACGACCGCACCGTGCTCGCCCTCGAGCGCGCCGGATATGCGCGGCCCTTCGAGCACGTGGCGCGGACCATCCATCTCACCGAGCTGCTGGCCTGG
Encoded proteins:
- the ehuA gene encoding ectoine/hydroxyectoine ABC transporter ATP-binding protein EhuA — its product is MPENTAPTGTADVPHIEFRDVVKKFGDNTVLDDLNFTVTKGERVTLIGPSGSGKTTILRLVMTLEELTGGYIHIGGTPLQYQEQGGKRVRISDKRRRRTTTDIGMVFQHFNLFPNMTVMENIIEAPVNVMGLKKAEAEAKAEALLDKVGMAWKKDARPNELSGGQQQRIAIARALAMDPEILLLDEVTSALDPELVGEVLAVLKDIAAETDISMLIVTHEMQFARDVSDRVMMFDQGSVIEEGLPDKIFSEPENQRTQDFLRAVL
- the ppc gene encoding phosphoenolpyruvate carboxylase, which produces MPDPDAIAVPTLTSEFPVVGDDPHIDAPLRATVRRLSTLLGGALADQHGQEMLDLVEQVRKLTKEAKSSESEGSALDVQNRLAELPIEQATTLTRAFSQYFLLANAAEQVYRVRALDERPAADSWMPRTVRAIHEELGADGLQKAMDSLDVRLVFTAHPTEASRRAVLTKLRRISDILGVETEEGSVERRRQDRDLAELIETLWQTDELRRQRPTPQDEARNALYYLRQIFRQTMPEMLDDLREELREHGAQMRDDQVPLRFGSWIGGDRDGNPFVTAQVTREVLELQAETAIDFAVEVISDLILELSVSSELTGVDEQLMESLREDLSQGSEIDPVQQELYRQEPYRLKLGAMRSKLRATQERISTGDGHVHGRDYSDSSELQDDFRVLREALRRHGGERVADGALAVAQQVLAASGLNLATLDVREHSEKHHDVLARLFDRVGELDRPYMELSRQERTAVLGRELGSRRPLVGSAITEDESVLDDPTRTTYNVFREIRDAHRLYGTSVIETYIISMTHGSDDVLAAALLAREAGLISIAGSEERRADIGFVPLLEEVSELRHAGEILDQLLSDPSYREIVNLRGDRQEVMLGYSDGNKDAGVITSQWEIHQAQRSLRDAAARHGVTLRLFHGRGGSVGRGGGPTYDAILAQPYGVLEGEIKFTEQGEVISDKYMLPSLARENLDLSLAAVLEGSALHTSPRTPAQTMDHFGEVMQSVSDAAFSRYRTLVDDENLPEYFVSATPVEQLGDLNIGSRPSKRTTSEKGLEGLRAIPWVFGWTQSRQIVPGWFGAGSGLKAAREAGLEPDLHEMYRNWHFFRTVISNVEMTLAKTDMQIAAHYVHSLVPERLWYLFDRIRAEYELSVAEIERLTGVLGLLDNQPILKRTLAVRDRYLDPISYMQVAMLQRARAATERGEELSPELQRALLTTINGVAAGLKNTG
- a CDS encoding GNAT family N-acetyltransferase → MTARQALGGQQATEVTLRAAAADDIPELLELIHAAYRGEGGWTTEAHLVDGRRTDADEVRAMLADPQVTLLVAESGGELAGCCYTRCEPMGVDGAGRAELGLFAVHPAVQSRGYGGRLLEAQVELLRGIGAQVLQIQVLQGRPELQDWYRRHGFTPVGRAVPFAGDPEWLKVAGLGMDVMERHLR
- a CDS encoding App1 family protein encodes the protein MGLSSSLTSARGALRAVASRSHTDRPHWAARIEDVKNAVVGTTLRRLHWDLRLQPFHGFGSGARVRVLAKVLYASPGTPADFHDQPVHDMRTMAVRGWRNFASQVAPHRTVQVLLGDQQFTVRADRAGIVDAELEVALPPGHHEAVLWTAPGNEVTADITVVPDAAEVGLVSDIDDTVMVTWLPRPLLAFWNAFVIHQSSRQVVPGMPMLYQRLAREHPMMPVFYLSTGAWNVFPVLKRFLYRNGYPDGPLLLTDWGPTNTGFFRSGPDHKHRALAQLAAEFPTMRWILVGDDGQHDPSIYAEFSAHHPDQVDSVLIRQLTEPEQLLAHGSRRPREHSAHRPAAPLSLEAPDGHGLLAELERTGRISS
- a CDS encoding GNAT family N-acetyltransferase — its product is MAEIIRAHDDDWSLVREIRLRSLSTDPAAFGQSWEKESTYEDSVWEQRVQDAAWFLALEDDQPVAVVAARHEQDSPANERELQAMWVTPNSRHSGIAGKLAEAVFAWAGEDGADTVTLYVGPDNEGARALYEALGFSDTGDRWEIIEDDPDGAWLKMARGV